TATACGTTGGACGGGTTTGACAGCGAGGGGCTGTTCCCCTGCGTGCTCGGGCATGAAGGCGCCGGGGTGGTGCGCGAGGTCGGGCCGGGGGTCACGCTGGTGAAGCCCGGCGACCATGTCATCCCGCTCTACATCCCCGAATGCGGCAAGTGCAAGATGTGCACGAGCGGCAAGACCAACTTGTGCGAGGCGCTGCGTGCGACGCAGGGGCGCGGGGTCATGCCCGACGGGACCAGCAGGTTTTCGTACAAGGGCGAGACGATCTACCATTATATGGGCTGCTCGACCTTTTCGAATTTTACCGTGCTGCCCGAGATCGCGGTGGCGAAGATCGACGCATCAGCGCCCTTCGACAAGGCCTGCTATGTCGGCTGCGGGGTGACGACGGGGATCGGCGCGGTGCTCAACACCGCCAAGGTCGAGGAAGGATCGAGCGTCGTCGTCTTCGGGCTGGGCGGTATCGGATTGAACGTCATCCAGGGCGCGAAGATGGCGGGCGCGCGGCAGATTGTCGGCATCGACCTCAATGACGAGAAGGAAGAATGGGGCCGCCGCTTCGGCATGACCGACTTCCTCAACCCGACCAAGACGCAAGACCTCGGCAAGGCGATCTACAAGCTGACCGGCGGGGGCGCCGATTACAGCTTCGATGCGACGGGCAATGTCGATGTCATGCGGCAGGCATTGGAATGCTGCCACAAGGGCTGGGGGACGAGCGTCATCATCGGCGTGGCGCCTGCCGGCGCGGAGATTTCAACGCGGCCCTTCCAGCTGGTGACGGGGCGGACGTGGAAGGGGACTGCGTTCGGCGGTGCCAAGGGGCGCAGCGACGTGCCCAAGATCGTCGACTGGTATCTGAACGGCAAGATCGAGATCGACCCGATGATCACGCATGTCCTGACCCTGGACGAGATCAACAAGGGGTTCGACCTCATGCATGAGGGCAAGTCGATCCGCAGCGTGGTGGTCTATTGATGCCGAAGGCGGTCGATCTGGCGCAGAAATATGCGACCTTCACCGAGACATGGGCGCCGCGCATCGTCGGGCGCTATGAAGGGCATGAAGTGCGCATCGCGCGCCTCGACGGCGAATTCGACTGGCACCGCCACGACCATGAAGAACTGTTCTTCGTGATCGAGGGCGAATTGGAAGTCGCCTTTCGTGATCACGTCGAGGTGATGCAGCCGGGCCAGTTGCTGGTCATTCCGGCCCGGACCGATCATCGTCCGGCCGCGCGCCATGGCGAGGTCAAGCTCATGATGATGGACCCGGCGGGATCCCCCAACACCGGCGATGAAGCCACCGCCACCAAGGCGGTCGAAGCCTAGGAGAAAGAGCGAGCATGTTCAGTCACGTGATGGTCGGGGCCGACGACCTCGAGAAATCGAAATTCTTTTATGACGCGCTGTTCGGCGCGATCGGGGGCAGGCCCGGCATGACCGACGACAAGGGGCGGTCGAGCTGGATCCACAACGGGTCGGTGTTCATGCTCGGCAAGCCGATCGACGGCGAACCCGCGAGCTGCGGCAACGGCATGACGATCGGTTTCGCCTGCGAGAGCGAGGCGATGGTCGATGCGTGGCACGAGGCGGGCGTGGGCGCGGGCGGCACCGCGATCGAGGACCCGCCGGGGCTTCGCGACAATCCGTTTGGCGAACTCTATCTCGCCTATCTGCGCGATCCCGCCGGCAACAAGCTGTGCGGTCTCTATCGCAAGCCGCGCCAGAAATGAGGGCGGTTCGCCTCTTCGCGCTGAGCGCGCTGCTCGGCGGTGCGTCCGCTGCGCAAGCCGCGCCGCAGCTGCTCGACGGTGCCACCATCATCGATGGCCGCGGCGGCGTGATCGAGGATGGCGTGATCGTCGTCGAGGAGGGGCGCATCGCCTGTGTCGGGGCGCGCGGCGCGTGCGACGGTGCGGGGGCCGAGGTCGTGGACGTCGCAGGACGGTTCGTGACGCCGGGGCTGATCGACGGGCACGTGCATTTCGATCAGACGGGCTGGATCGACGGGCGGCCGGACGGCATGGCCTTTCCCGAAACCTACCCCGAAGAAGAGACGCAGGCGGCGCTGCGCGCCAACCCGGCGCGCTGGCACCAGGCCTATCTGTGTTCGGGCATTACCGCGGCCTATGATGTCGGCGGGCGACCGTGGACGGTGAGCGAGACCGAGGGGCGCGAGCCCTTGCGTGCCGACCGGGTGCATCTGCGCTCGGCGGGGCCGCTCATCACCCATGCGGACGTGGGCGAGCAATCGGCCGAGCAGCCCATCTTCCTTGCCATGGACGATGAGGCCACGGTGCGTGCCGGGGTGGCGCGGCTCAAGTCGATCGGGGCCGACGCGGTCAAGGTTTGGTTTCTTGGGCCCCAGCCCGATCGGGCGGAAGAGCTGCGCGAGCTGCTGATGGTCGCGGGCGAGGCGGCGCGGGAGGCGGGCCTGCCGCTCATCGTTCATGCGACCGATCTCGAGGATGCCAAGGCGGCGCTTCGCGCGGGCGCGACCATGCTGGTGCATAGCGTCGACGATACGCCGGTCGATGCGGAATTCCTCGATCTCCTGACGCGGCAGGGCAGCTTTTATGCCCCGACGATGGTCGTGGCGCGCAATTGGGGGCGGACCATCGAGACCATCGCCTTTGGCGAGGCGGCCGAGGTCGATGATCCCAATCGCTGCGTCGACGAGGCGCTGCTGGCGCGGATCGCGGAGGTCGAGACGCTGCGCGCCGAACGCGGCGAGGACCGCCTGCCCAAGGCCAAGCGGCTGGCCGAGCGCGCTTATGCGCATGGCTATGCGCGGGCGATGATGGAGGCCAATCTGCGCGCGGTGCAGGCGGCGGGCGGGCGGATCGTCCTGTCGACCGATGCGGGCAATCCGCTCACCGTCCATGGCCCCTCGATCCTGTGGGAGATGGAGGCGATGGAAGCCGCCGGGCTCGCGCCGATTGCAATCATCGAGGCCGGCACGCGCGTGGCGGCGGAGGCGATGCGGATGGAAGCGGAGATCGGCACGCTGGAGCCGGGCAAGGTCGCCGACCTTCTCGTCCTTTCCGAGGATCCCCGCGAGGGGGTAAGAGCGTTTCGTTCGCTCACCCATGTCATGCGCGCAGGCGTGCTGAAGACGCAGGAGGAATATCAGGTCCGATGAGCCTCGAGACGATCGACAGCTGGGTCAGCCATGGCGGCCGCCAAGGGGTCTATGCCCATCCCAGCAGCGCGACCGGGACGAACATGACCTTTTCGGTCTTCGTTCCGCCGCACCGCGAGGGTACGCGCCTGCCGGTGCTCTTCTATCTCTCGGGGCTGACCTGCACCCATACCAATGTCACCGAGAAGGGCGAATTTCGCGAGGCCTGCGCCAAGGCGGGGATCGTCTTTGTCGCGCCCGATACGAGCCCGCGCGGCGAAGGGGTACCCGACGACAATAAGGGGCATTGGGATTTCGGGCTGGGCGCGGGCTTCTATGTCGATGCGACGCAAAAGCCCTATGACCGCCATTACCGGATGTGGACCTATGTCACCGAGGAACTGCCCGCGTTCGTCGCCGAACATTTCCCGGTCGACCTCGCCGCGGCCTCGATCATGGGGCATTCGATGGGCGGGCATGGCGCGCTGGTCGCCGCCTTGCGCGAACCGGGCAAGTGGCGCTCGGTCTCCGCGCTCGCACCGATCGTCCATCCGATGAAGGTGCCGTGGGGCAAGAAGGCGTTCGAACTCTATCTCGGCGAGGACGAGCAGGACTGGCGCGCCTATGACGCGGTGGCGCTGATCGAGGACGGGGCGCGGCGCGGCGAAATGCTCGTCGATGTCGGCACCGAGGACCCGTTCCTGCACGACCAGCTCTGTCCCGAAGCGCTCGAGGCGGCCTGCGGAGGCGCTGGAATAGCGCTTAACCTCAGGCGGCAGTCGGGCTACGACCACAGCTATTATTTCATCTCCAGTTTCATGGCCGACCATGTCGGCTGGCACGCACAGCGTTTGAAAGGCTCCGCATGAAAACCATCCTCCTCCACGTCCAGGCCGACCCCGCGGTGGCCAAGCGGGTCGAGACGGCGCTTGCCATCGCGCGGGCGGTGAGCGCGCATCTCGAAGTGCTGCACGTCACCTCGGCCGATGCGGCGGCGGTGTTCGAGAGCTTCGGCGGGATCGATCCCGACCGCTCGGCCGAACGCGCCTTCGATGCGGGCGAGGATGCGCTGGAGGCGGCAGTGAAGGCCGAACTGGCGAACGAGGACGTGAGCTGGAATTACGTCCGCGTCACCGGCTCGACGGCGGGGCAGATCGTCACCAAGGCGGCGCTCGCCGATCTCATCGTGGCGGGCCGCATACCGCGCAACGGCGACAGCGCGAGCAGCGCGATCACGGTTCTGGGCGATGTGCTGAT
The nucleotide sequence above comes from Sphingomicrobium arenosum. Encoded proteins:
- a CDS encoding VOC family protein; amino-acid sequence: MFSHVMVGADDLEKSKFFYDALFGAIGGRPGMTDDKGRSSWIHNGSVFMLGKPIDGEPASCGNGMTIGFACESEAMVDAWHEAGVGAGGTAIEDPPGLRDNPFGELYLAYLRDPAGNKLCGLYRKPRQK
- a CDS encoding S-(hydroxymethyl)glutathione dehydrogenase/class III alcohol dehydrogenase, yielding MKTRAAVAFAEKQPLEVVELDLEGPKQGEVLVEIMATGICHTDAYTLDGFDSEGLFPCVLGHEGAGVVREVGPGVTLVKPGDHVIPLYIPECGKCKMCTSGKTNLCEALRATQGRGVMPDGTSRFSYKGETIYHYMGCSTFSNFTVLPEIAVAKIDASAPFDKACYVGCGVTTGIGAVLNTAKVEEGSSVVVFGLGGIGLNVIQGAKMAGARQIVGIDLNDEKEEWGRRFGMTDFLNPTKTQDLGKAIYKLTGGGADYSFDATGNVDVMRQALECCHKGWGTSVIIGVAPAGAEISTRPFQLVTGRTWKGTAFGGAKGRSDVPKIVDWYLNGKIEIDPMITHVLTLDEINKGFDLMHEGKSIRSVVVY
- a CDS encoding amidohydrolase family protein; protein product: MRAVRLFALSALLGGASAAQAAPQLLDGATIIDGRGGVIEDGVIVVEEGRIACVGARGACDGAGAEVVDVAGRFVTPGLIDGHVHFDQTGWIDGRPDGMAFPETYPEEETQAALRANPARWHQAYLCSGITAAYDVGGRPWTVSETEGREPLRADRVHLRSAGPLITHADVGEQSAEQPIFLAMDDEATVRAGVARLKSIGADAVKVWFLGPQPDRAEELRELLMVAGEAAREAGLPLIVHATDLEDAKAALRAGATMLVHSVDDTPVDAEFLDLLTRQGSFYAPTMVVARNWGRTIETIAFGEAAEVDDPNRCVDEALLARIAEVETLRAERGEDRLPKAKRLAERAYAHGYARAMMEANLRAVQAAGGRIVLSTDAGNPLTVHGPSILWEMEAMEAAGLAPIAIIEAGTRVAAEAMRMEAEIGTLEPGKVADLLVLSEDPREGVRAFRSLTHVMRAGVLKTQEEYQVR
- the fghA gene encoding S-formylglutathione hydrolase, translated to MSLETIDSWVSHGGRQGVYAHPSSATGTNMTFSVFVPPHREGTRLPVLFYLSGLTCTHTNVTEKGEFREACAKAGIVFVAPDTSPRGEGVPDDNKGHWDFGLGAGFYVDATQKPYDRHYRMWTYVTEELPAFVAEHFPVDLAAASIMGHSMGGHGALVAALREPGKWRSVSALAPIVHPMKVPWGKKAFELYLGEDEQDWRAYDAVALIEDGARRGEMLVDVGTEDPFLHDQLCPEALEAACGGAGIALNLRRQSGYDHSYYFISSFMADHVGWHAQRLKGSA
- a CDS encoding cupin domain-containing protein produces the protein MPKAVDLAQKYATFTETWAPRIVGRYEGHEVRIARLDGEFDWHRHDHEELFFVIEGELEVAFRDHVEVMQPGQLLVIPARTDHRPAARHGEVKLMMMDPAGSPNTGDEATATKAVEA